The Chroogloeocystis siderophila 5.2 s.c.1 genome includes a region encoding these proteins:
- a CDS encoding NB-ARC domain-containing protein translates to KSQHPFHCHFSIINESALAGIGGIGKTTLSVKVAQSVQDCFEFAIWRSLRDARSLNALLTVLIKFISQQQEVHLPDTVGGKISRLIEYLQALRCLLILDNFETIFSSNQEID, encoded by the coding sequence AAAAGCCAGCACCCCTTTCATTGTCATTTTTCTATTATCAATGAATCAGCCCTGGCGGGTATAGGTGGGATCGGTAAAACTACTTTATCAGTGAAAGTTGCACAAAGCGTGCAAGACTGCTTTGAGTTTGCCATCTGGCGCAGTCTCCGCGACGCTCGATCGCTGAATGCATTATTGACAGTGCTGATCAAATTTATTTCCCAACAGCAGGAAGTTCACTTACCAGATACAGTAGGTGGTAAAATTTCACGATTGATTGAATACTTGCAGGCTTTGCGTTGTTTACTCATTCTCGATAATTTTGAAACA